The genome window AAGTTTGGTCGAGGAGGCTGCAACTTCTATAGGAGAAGAATTTGCGAAGAAGATTGAGGAAGCAGAGCAAGTAGAGATAGCTAAAATCAAGTCAGAAAATGTAGAAGAGGTATACCTTGTTAATGGCATCATCTCCGCGATTAGATTTTCAGGTATAGGGCTAATACCCAGCCTATTCTATCTCTACAAAATGGGACTACGAGTAAATTTTCCATCAGTATATGTTGATTCAGGCGCAGTCCCTCATATCTTGAATGGTGCAGATGTTATGATACCTGGCATCAAGAGAATCGAAGGCTCATTTGGGGCTGGGGAGAGGGTGCTTGTAAGGGAGCTGGGAGGATCTAGGGTAATAGCTATTGGGCTTTCACTAGTCTCCTCGGATGACATCGCTGGCAAACAAAAGGGTAAGGGTATAAGGAACTTACATTATCTTGGAGACGAGATATGGAAGATGTCTTCATGAAGGGGCTGAAAAGGCAGATAAGGTTTATACTACTCTTATAGCCTCGGCATTCTGCGGTGCAAGGACGTTGAAGGTGAGATGTGTCTTCTTCTTGAACCACTCGCTTAGAAGATATGACTGGAATTCAGCAATCTTGCCTTTCTCGCCGTGGTTTAGGATCACCGTTCGTGGAGTAGGCTCTATTCTTCTGAGGTAGGCTTCCAACTGCCTTCTATCGCTGTGCCCCGAGAACCCTTCAACCCTATAGATGCTCATCTTTAAC of Thermofilum uzonense contains these proteins:
- a CDS encoding PUA domain-containing protein, with the translated sequence MKDSRSLKIVTRYKLNKKDKKSLVEEAATSIGEEFAKKIEEAEQVEIAKIKSENVEEVYLVNGIISAIRFSGIGLIPSLFYLYKMGLRVNFPSVYVDSGAVPHILNGADVMIPGIKRIEGSFGAGERVLVRELGGSRVIAIGLSLVSSDDIAGKQKGKGIRNLHYLGDEIWKMSS